CATACAGCGGTGGTCTGAAAGGTGACAAGCCGACCACACAGGAGTACGACGCGAGACTGGAGCTCAGCTATGAGCTCGATTTTTTCGGCAAACTTAAGAACATGAGTGATGCTGACCGCCAGAACTACTTTGCCAGCGAAGAAGCCCGTCGGGCCGTACACATCCTGCTGGTCTCCAACGTTTCACAGAGCTATTTCAGCCAGCAACTGGCGTACGAACAACTCCGTATTGCGCGGGAAACGCTGAAAAATTATGAACAGTCCTATGCTTTCGTTGAGCAACAGCTCGTGACCGGGAGTACGAACGTTCTGGCACTTGAACAGGCGAGAGGACAAATCGAAAGTACCCGCGCCGAAATAGCCAAACGAGAAGGCGATCTGGCTCAGGCAAACAATGCCCTGCAACTGGTGCTGGGAACGTACCGCGCACTTCCGTCAGAAAAAGGGATGAAAGGCGGGGAGATCGCACCAGTAAAATTGCCACCAAATCTATCTTCACAAATTTTGCTGCAGCGACCGGATATTATGGAAGCGGAATATCAGCTGAAAGCGGCTGATGCCAATATTGGCGCAGCGCGAGCGGCCTTTTTCCCCTCAATTACCCTGACCAGTGGTCTTTCCGCAAGCAGTACGGAGCTGTCAAGCCTGTTTACGTCAGGAAGTGGAATGTGGAATTTTATCCCTAAAATTGAAATTCCTATTTTTAATGCTGGCAGGAATAAAGCCAATCTGAAGCTGGCTGAAATTCGCCAGCAACAATCGGTGGTTAATTACGAACAAAAAATTCAGTCAGCCTTTAAGGATGTTTCCGACACGCTTGCGCTGCGCGACAGCCTTAGCCAGCAACTTGAGTCACAGCAGCGTTATCTTGATTCACTTCAGATAACTCTCCAGCGTGCCAGAGGATTATATGCAAGTGGTGCTGTCAGTTACATCGAAGTGCTGGATGCAGAACGTTCCCTCTTCGCTACGCAGCAAACCATTCTCGATCTTACCTATTCCCGACAGGTTAACGAAATTAATCTGTTTACCGCGCTGGGTGGCGGTTGGGTAGAGTAAATTT
This sequence is a window from Cronobacter sakazakii. Protein-coding genes within it:
- the silC gene encoding Cu(+)/Ag(+) efflux RND transporter outer membrane channel SilC, whose product is MFKLKLLSISTIFILAGCVSLAPEYQRPAAPVPQQFSLSHNSLTPAVNGYQDTGWRNFFVDPQVTRLIGEALTNNRDLRMAALKVEEARAQFNVTDADRYPQLNASSGITYSGGLKGDKPTTQEYDARLELSYELDFFGKLKNMSDADRQNYFASEEARRAVHILLVSNVSQSYFSQQLAYEQLRIARETLKNYEQSYAFVEQQLVTGSTNVLALEQARGQIESTRAEIAKREGDLAQANNALQLVLGTYRALPSEKGMKGGEIAPVKLPPNLSSQILLQRPDIMEAEYQLKAADANIGAARAAFFPSITLTSGLSASSTELSSLFTSGSGMWNFIPKIEIPIFNAGRNKANLKLAEIRQQQSVVNYEQKIQSAFKDVSDTLALRDSLSQQLESQQRYLDSLQITLQRARGLYASGAVSYIEVLDAERSLFATQQTILDLTYSRQVNEINLFTALGGGWVE